The following are encoded together in the Nocardioides okcheonensis genome:
- a CDS encoding alpha/beta hydrolase: MRIPFRGAPDAPLDPALVAPMSVSARPELTGGRRVGVLVQHGFTGNPFSMRPWAEDLAARGYAVEMPLLPGHGTRWQDLNRVTWADWVATVEGAYDKLAAENDAVVAVGLSMGGALCLRLAADKGDGLAGICLVNPAVDTLRKDVKALPVLKHVVPAMPGIANDIKKPGADEHGYPMTPLKAAASMFAGYAELRRDLPRITVPVLYFRSAEDHVVDISTSRALNAGLSSKDFEERVLEDSYHVATLDNDAPRIFSESADFIARVTAERS, encoded by the coding sequence GTGAGGATCCCCTTCCGCGGCGCACCCGACGCGCCCCTCGACCCCGCCCTGGTCGCCCCGATGTCGGTGTCGGCCCGCCCCGAGCTGACCGGTGGCCGCCGGGTCGGCGTGCTGGTCCAGCACGGCTTCACCGGCAACCCGTTCTCGATGCGGCCCTGGGCCGAGGACCTCGCCGCGCGGGGCTACGCCGTCGAGATGCCGCTGCTCCCCGGGCACGGCACGCGCTGGCAGGACCTCAACCGGGTGACGTGGGCCGACTGGGTGGCCACCGTGGAGGGCGCCTACGACAAGCTCGCCGCGGAGAACGACGCGGTGGTCGCGGTCGGCCTCTCCATGGGAGGTGCGCTGTGCCTCCGGCTCGCCGCCGACAAGGGCGACGGGCTCGCCGGCATCTGCCTGGTCAACCCGGCCGTCGACACGCTCCGCAAGGACGTCAAGGCGCTCCCCGTGCTCAAGCACGTCGTCCCGGCCATGCCCGGGATCGCCAACGACATCAAGAAGCCCGGCGCCGACGAGCACGGCTACCCGATGACCCCGCTGAAGGCGGCCGCGTCGATGTTCGCCGGCTACGCCGAGCTGCGCCGCGACCTCCCGCGGATCACCGTCCCGGTGCTCTACTTCCGCTCCGCGGAGGACCACGTCGTCGACATCTCGACCTCCCGGGCGCTCAACGCGGGCCTGTCCTCGAAGGACTTCGAGGAGCGGGTGCTCGAGGACAGCTACCACGTCGCGACCCTCGACAACGACGCGCCGCGGATCTTCTCGGAGTCGGCGGACTTCATCGCGCGCGTCACCGCCGAGCGGAGCTAG